The DNA sequence TGCCACGAGTGGCTGATGTTCACCCTGCGCTCCAAGGGCATCGAGCCGGTCGTCGGCCACCGCGCCGCCGAGAGCCACACCCAACTCGGCCTGGTCGCCGCAGGGCTGGGCGTCTGCGTCGCACCGCTCCTGGGACGCGATCCGCTGCCCTCGGGGGTGGTGACCGTCCCGCTCAGGCAGCGCGTACGGCGGCACGTCTTCGTGGTGTGGCGTGCGGACGCCGACCGCCGCCCGTCGATCCGGGCGGCGGTGCGGGCGCTGCGGGCCGCCGGCGCCCGTGTCGGGGCGGGGGCGGTCTGAGCCGAGCGTCCCGGGCGGGGCGGGGCGGGGTTGCCGCGGCCCGCGCGCCGGAACCGAGCCCCGGCCGTGCTACGACAGTGTCGACAGCTTCCTGAAGTCCCACGACACGGTCTTCTCCGGGGTCAGGCGCAGCCAGGCGTGGCGGCCGTCGTGGGGCATCTCGTCCAGGCCGAAGTTCTTGCGGGCGAACAGCGTCTCGGCGAGGTCGAGTTCCGCGCACAGCTCACCGGTGCACGGCACCTCGCCCACGAACTCCACCCGCCCGGACAGCTCCGCCCCGCGCAGTTCGTCGTACTCCTCGCCCGTGTCGACCACGACCGCCACCCGGGGGTCGCGGCGCAGGTCCGCCCAGCGTCTGCTGCGCACCACGGAGTACAGCCACAGCGAGGTGCCGTCCCAGGCGAACCAGAGCGTGCTGACGTGCGGCGCGCCGTCGGCGGACACCGTGGCGACCCGGCAGGTGCGCTGGGCCGTGAGGAAGTCGTCCAGTTCCCCGGGCGTCATCATGATCCTGCGGCCGCGGCGCTGGCCTGTGGTCATCGGTTCCCCTCGTCTCCCACGTCGTGCCGGTGAGGAGGCCGGCTTCGGCGACTCACGCGAGGGTGATCGAGTCCCCGCTCACGGTGATCTCCACGGAGGGTAGCGGTGTGGTGGCCGGGCCGCTCTGCACACTGCCGTCCGTGATGGAGAAATTGCTGTTGTGGCAGGGGCAGTTGATCACCCCGTCCGCGATGCTCTTCACCGCGCACCCCTGGTGGGTGCAGGTCGCCGAGAACGCCTTGAACTCGCCCGCCGTCGGCTGGGTGACGACCACCTTCCGGTCGGCGAAGACCTTGCCGCCGCCCTCGGGGATGTCGGCGGTCGAGGCGAGCGCGGCACCCGCGGCCGCATCGCCGCCGTCCGAACCGCCGCCGCTCGTACCGGCGTCGTCCGGGGAGCCGCCGGCCGTGCCGGAGTCCGCGGAGGAACCCGACGCGTCGTCGCCGGAGCCGCCGCACGCGGTCAGCGCGACGGCGAGACCCGCCGCTCCGGCCGCCGCCACGACCGTGCGACGGGCGGGTCCCCCGAGGGCACCGCCCCCTGCGGGCGGAGCCGGGAACTCGGGGGAGTGCTGGAACGATGTGCTGGTCATGCCGGTGTCCCTTCCGGGGGATGCGGTGATCTGGGGAGAGGTACGGTCAGCGGGCCCACGCTGTTCAGGCATTGCGGAGAGCTTGGCCTGCCCGCGGTCGGAAGGGCGTAAGGCACGGCTGTCGTTTCGCTGTCGGCGCGCGGCCGGGGGCGTCCGCCGGTCCGTGCGACGACCGCGCGGAGCACACGCGGCGACGCCCGCCGTCCCGGGGAGGCCGTGGGCGGCAGGCGGGGAAGATCGCGTAGCCTGGCGAGATGCTGTCCGAGGTCACCGCAACCCGCTACATCACGCCCCTGCGCGAGGGCGGCTCGCTGCCGGGACTGATCGAGGCCGACGACCTCCACACCTACGTCCTGAAGTTCACCGGCGCCGGACAGGGCCGCAAGACCCTCGTCGCCGAAGTCGTCTGCGGCGAACTCGCGCGCCGGCTGGGGCTGCGGGTGCCGCGCCTGGTCACCGTCGAGCTCGACCCCGTCCTGGGACTCGCCGAGCCCGACCAGGAGGTGCAGCAGCTGCTGAAGTCCAGTGGCGGCACCAACCTCGGCATGCACTTCCTGTCCGGCGCCCTCGGCTTCGACCCGCTCGCCTTCGAGGTGAGCCCGCGGGAGGCGGGGCGGATCGTCTGGTTCGACGCGCTGGTGAACAACGTCGACCGCTCCTGGCGCAACCCCAACCTGCTCCGCCTGCGCGACGAACTCTGGCTCATCGACCACGGTGCCACCATGATCTGGCACCACAACTGGCCCGGCGCCGAGGCCTCCGCCGACCGCCCCTACGACGCCGTCGACCACGCCCTGAGAGCCTTCGCGCCGGACGTCGCCTCCGCCGCCGCGGAGCTCGCGCCGCAGATCACCGAGGAACTGCTCGCCGAGGTCACCGCCGCCGTCCCCGACGTCTGGCTGGCCGGCGAGCCCGGCTTCGACTCGCCCGACGCGCTGCGGCGGGCCTACGCGCGGCCGCTGATCGCCCGCGCGGCCACCGTCCACCAGCGCATCCACGGCCTCCAGGGGGACCAGTGAGCGACCGGCACGTCTACGAGTACGCCCTGCTGCGGGTCGTACCGCGCGTCGAGCGCGGCGAGTGCGTCAACGCCGGCGTGCTCGTGTACTGCCGCCCCCGGTCGTTCGTCGCGGCCCGCACCCACCTCGACGAGGCGCGGCTACTGGCCCTCGACCCGAAGGCCGACCTGCCCGGCGTCCGGGCCGCGCTGCGCGCCGTCGAGGGGGTCTGCGCGGGCGGGGACGCGGCGGGACAGGCGGCGGGGGACGACGCCGGGCGGCGCTTCCGCTGGCTGATCGCGCCCCGGTCCACCGTCGTCCAGCCCGGTCCCGTGCACACGGGGCTCACCGCCGATCCCGCGGCGGAGGTCGAGCGGCTGCTCGACCTCCTCGTGCGCTGACCCGCCGTCAGGTGCGGCGGCGCCTCACCGCGTGGCCGACGGCGAGGACGGCGCCCGTCACGAACGTGGCGCCGATGCCCACGTCCCAGTCGCTCGGGCCGGAGTCCGACGCGCCGCCCAGCCCGCCCCGCACGCCGCGCGTGGGCACGGCGGAGGCGGACGCCGTGGGAGCGGTGGTCGTGGGGCTCGCGGTGCCGGTGGGTGTCGCGGTGCGGGTGGGCGTCGCGGTCGCCGTCCGGGTGGGCGTCGCGGTCGCCGTCCGCGTGGGCGTCGCGGTCGCGGTGCGGGTCGGCGCGGCGGTGGTGGGGGTCGCCGTCGGGGCCGGAGCGGAGGTGGTCGGCGCGGGGCGGAACGTGGACGAGGTGAGACCACGGCGGGGAAGGGCCTCGCAGGCCACTCCGTCGTCCGGACCGGGGTCCTCGTCGAGCCGGTGCGGATCACTTCGGTCCGTGTTGAAGAACGCCTGCGCGTCCTCCTGGTAGGTGAAGTCGCCGCAGTCCAGATCCTGGGCGTGAGCGGTGTCGGCCAACGGCACGATCGCGGCGAGCGCGATCAGCGTGCCTATGGCACCGGTGCGCCGGCGCATGGAGCGCCTCCTTTCCGGCCACGGGTGGCTCGCGCTTCGACGCTAGGCGCGGTCCGGTGCGCGGGCGCGCAGCCGTAGGCCGATCGGGTGCTCGTCACGGCGGCCGGGCGCGGGCCGGGGCGGCGCGGGAGCCGACGGGCGGGGCGTCCCCGCGCGGGGAATGGATCACACACGCGCGGTGTGCCGTTGACACCGGGTGCCAGGGCTTCTAGCGTCTCGTCTGCTGAAGGTACTAAGCGGTCGCTCACTGCTGTGGGTCCGGCCGCAGGAGCCGCATCCCAAGGGCGAGGAGAAGCAGCAATGTCCACCACTGAGCAGCGGGTCGCGGTCGTCACCGGCGCCGCGCGCGGCATCGGCGCCGCCACCGCCGTACGACTGGCCGCCGAGGGCCGCGCGGTCGCCGTGCTCGACCTCGACGAGGCCGCCTGCAAGGACACCGTCGAGAAGATCACCGCCGCCGGCGGCAAGGCGATCGCGGTCGGCTGCGACGTCTCCGACGAGGCGCAGGTCGAGGCGGCCGTCGCGCGGATCGCCGAGGAGCTCGGCGCGCCCACGATCCTCGTCAACAAC is a window from the Streptomyces capillispiralis genome containing:
- a CDS encoding pyridoxamine 5'-phosphate oxidase family protein, translating into MTTGQRRGRRIMMTPGELDDFLTAQRTCRVATVSADGAPHVSTLWFAWDGTSLWLYSVVRSRRWADLRRDPRVAVVVDTGEEYDELRGAELSGRVEFVGEVPCTGELCAELDLAETLFARKNFGLDEMPHDGRHAWLRLTPEKTVSWDFRKLSTLS
- a CDS encoding Rieske (2Fe-2S) protein encodes the protein MTSTSFQHSPEFPAPPAGGGALGGPARRTVVAAAGAAGLAVALTACGGSGDDASGSSADSGTAGGSPDDAGTSGGGSDGGDAAAGAALASTADIPEGGGKVFADRKVVVTQPTAGEFKAFSATCTHQGCAVKSIADGVINCPCHNSNFSITDGSVQSGPATTPLPSVEITVSGDSITLA
- a CDS encoding HipA family kinase, which codes for MLSEVTATRYITPLREGGSLPGLIEADDLHTYVLKFTGAGQGRKTLVAEVVCGELARRLGLRVPRLVTVELDPVLGLAEPDQEVQQLLKSSGGTNLGMHFLSGALGFDPLAFEVSPREAGRIVWFDALVNNVDRSWRNPNLLRLRDELWLIDHGATMIWHHNWPGAEASADRPYDAVDHALRAFAPDVASAAAELAPQITEELLAEVTAAVPDVWLAGEPGFDSPDALRRAYARPLIARAATVHQRIHGLQGDQ
- a CDS encoding DUF3037 domain-containing protein, encoding MSDRHVYEYALLRVVPRVERGECVNAGVLVYCRPRSFVAARTHLDEARLLALDPKADLPGVRAALRAVEGVCAGGDAAGQAAGDDAGRRFRWLIAPRSTVVQPGPVHTGLTADPAAEVERLLDLLVR
- a CDS encoding excalibur calcium-binding protein, whose protein sequence is MRRRTGAIGTLIALAAIVPLADTAHAQDLDCGDFTYQEDAQAFFNTDRSDPHRLDEDPGPDDGVACEALPRRGLTSSTFRPAPTTSAPAPTATPTTAAPTRTATATPTRTATATPTRTATATPTRTATPTGTASPTTTAPTASASAVPTRGVRGGLGGASDSGPSDWDVGIGATFVTGAVLAVGHAVRRRRT